One genomic segment of Misgurnus anguillicaudatus chromosome 25, ASM2758022v2, whole genome shotgun sequence includes these proteins:
- the rnf6 gene encoding E3 ubiquitin-protein ligase RNF6 isoform X2: MVVTRTVLRVAPLVPSWLHCNQSGEQRELVHITAAVSAVSVVMDPPGGRDERHRQAERLRREEAYYHFINELSEEEYRLMRDSNLLGTPGEVTAEELRQRLDGAKERVSSQPHPEPRPQNSEAEGSSGAVESGPETSNGDSLLEWLNTFRRTGNATRSGQSGNQTWRAVSRTNPNSGEFRFSLEININHEQPEPGEHSDTADPTELPMPPPPPSSSAPVPTTPYNPSRSAPYSLQQPTPYSTTRPTLGRRPAVRRTRSSTAPPVTPPLTSQAPPTALRTNLPSLPSSAPPQAPLLQPSQEQDSGAVRSQIQVTTSSVNAREGQNGNEDPDCPNAQPGPQVAPAGREPRNSRTRSRGRVRRAAGAGGALSRSSRRSRSPLDRNPTSTISPTHSNNTTPVESGESTAVAMEMGEAVVEPTAPADPLPEAGEEEGETPVSGGGGVRRHPTIMLDLQVRRIRPGENRDRDSIASRTRSRARAAENTVTFESDSGGFRRTISRSERAGIRTYVSTIRIPLRRISETGLGEPSSTALRSILRQIMTGFGELSSLMETEADSETPTPTQDPASVAGAQALRVNGTEGGATHGGVESAPQGLAEAEEEGQVRVNRTGPEGRPSSRDTNNLVENGTLPILRLAHFFLLNEDEDEEHPRGLTKEQIDNLVTRTYGQVNLEGEQGRACSVCINEYAQGNKLRRLPCAHEFHIHCIDRWLSENNTCPICRQPILSSHQE; this comes from the exons ATGGTAGTTACCCGGACAGTTCTACGTGTAGCTCCCTTGGTCCCATCTTGGCTACATTGTAATCAGAGCGGAGAGCAAAGAGAGCTTGTTCATATTACAGCTGCTGTTTCAG CGGTTTCTGTGGTGATGGACCCTCCCGGCGGGCGAGACGAGCGTCATCGTCAGGCGGAGCGGCTTCGACGGGAGGAGGCATACTACCACTTCATTAATGAACTTAGTGAGGAGGAGTATAGACTAATGAGAGACAGCAACCTACTGGGAACACCTG GTGAAGTCACAGCAGAGGAGCTGAGGCAGCGGTTGGATGGTGCAAAGGAGCGTGTGTCATCTCAGCCACACCCTGAACCACGCCCACAAAACAGTGAGGCAGAGGGCAGCAGCG GTGCTGTTGAGTCAGGTCCGGAGACATCCAATGGGGATTCCCTGCTGGAGTGGTTGAACACATTTCGTCGCACAGGAAATGCCACCCGAAGCGGCCAGAGCGGAAACCAAACTTGGCGTGCTGTCAGCCGTACAAACCCCAACAGTGGCGAGTTTCGCTTCAGCCTCGAGATTAACATCAACCACGAGCAGCCTGAACCCGGAGAACACAGCGATACGGCCGATCCCACTGAACTCCCGATGCCTCCTCCCCCACCATCATCATCTGCCCCTGTACCTACGACCCCATACAACCCATCAAGGTCTGCACCGTATTCACTTCAACAACCGACGCCATATTCCACAACCAGACCCACGTTGGGAAGAAGGCCTGCAGTGAGGCGCACCCGTAGTAGCACGGCTCCCCCCGTAACGCCCCCTTTGACCTCACAAGCTCCTCCCACAGCTCTGAGAACGAACCTTCCTTCTTTGCCAAGCTCTGCCCCTCCGCAGGCACCACTTTTACAACCGTCACAAGAGCAGGATAGTGGTGCAGTAAGGAGTCAAATACAGGTCACGACCTCCTCTGTTAATGCAAGGGAGGGGCAGAATGGAAATGAAGACCCAGACTGCCCCAACGCTCAGCCTGGTCCCCAGGTAGCGCCAGCCGGCCGGGAGCCACGAAACAGTAGGACTCGTTCACGTGGCCGTGTGCGCAGAGCAGCCGGGGCAGGAGGAGCTTTATCTCGCTCCTCAAGACGCAGCCGATCCCCCCTAGACAGAAATCCCACTTCTACTATTAGCCCCACCCATAGTAACAACACTACCCCAGTGGAGTCTGGTGAAAGTACGGCGGTTGCTATGGAAATGGGCGAGGCTGTTGTAGAGCCAACTGCTCCAGCAGATCCTCTTCCCGAAGCAGGTGAGGAAGAGGGGGAAACACCTGTATCAGGTGGCGGAGGGGTGCGGCGGCACCCAACGATCATGCTGGACCTCCAGGTGCGCCGTATCAGGCCAGGGGAGAACCGTGACAGGGACAGCATCGCCAGTCGCACTCGTTCCCGGGCGAGGGCCGCCGAGAACACGGTGACCTTTGAGAGCGACAGCGGTGGCTTTCGCCGAACCATCTCCCGCTCCGAGCGTGCAGGAATTCGCACCTACGTCAGCACTATCCGCATCCCGTTGCGACGCATTTCGGAAACAGGCCTGGGTGAGCCCAGCTCGACAGCACTGCGGTCCATCTTGCGCCAGATCATGACCGGCTTCGGTGAGCTCAGCTCCCTCATGGAGACGGAAGCTGATTCAGAGACTCCTACGCCCACCCAGGACCCTGCCTCAGTCGCTGGAGCCCAAGCGCTTCGTGTCAATGGCACTGAGGGAGGTGCAACCCACGGTGGAGTGGAATCGGCACCACAAGGTTTAGCTGAGGCTGAAGAGGAAGGCCAGGTACGAGTGAACAGGACTGGGCCAGAGGGACGGCCTAGCAGCAGAGACACTAACAACCTGGTAGAGAATGGCACATTGCCCATCCTGAGGCTGGCGCACTTTTTCCTTCTCAACGAAGATGAAGACGAGGAACACCCGCGGGGCCTAACCAAAGAACAGATCGACAATCTGGTCACACGCACTTACGGTCAGGTCAACCTGGAGGGCGAGCAGGGCCGCGCTTGCAGCGTCTGCATCAATGAGTACGCTCAGGGCAACAAGCTGCGCCGCTTGCCCTGCGCCCACGAGTTCCACATCCACTGCATTGACCGCTGGCTATCCGAAAACAACACCTGCCCCATATGCAGGCAGCCTATTCTGTCCAGCCACCAAGAATGA
- the rnf6 gene encoding E3 ubiquitin-protein ligase RNF6 isoform X1 yields the protein MDPPGGRDERHRQAERLRREEAYYHFINELSEEEYRLMRDSNLLGTPGEVTAEELRQRLDGAKERVSSQPHPEPRPQNSEAEGSSGAVESGPETSNGDSLLEWLNTFRRTGNATRSGQSGNQTWRAVSRTNPNSGEFRFSLEININHEQPEPGEHSDTADPTELPMPPPPPSSSAPVPTTPYNPSRSAPYSLQQPTPYSTTRPTLGRRPAVRRTRSSTAPPVTPPLTSQAPPTALRTNLPSLPSSAPPQAPLLQPSQEQDSGAVRSQIQVTTSSVNAREGQNGNEDPDCPNAQPGPQVAPAGREPRNSRTRSRGRVRRAAGAGGALSRSSRRSRSPLDRNPTSTISPTHSNNTTPVESGESTAVAMEMGEAVVEPTAPADPLPEAGEEEGETPVSGGGGVRRHPTIMLDLQVRRIRPGENRDRDSIASRTRSRARAAENTVTFESDSGGFRRTISRSERAGIRTYVSTIRIPLRRISETGLGEPSSTALRSILRQIMTGFGELSSLMETEADSETPTPTQDPASVAGAQALRVNGTEGGATHGGVESAPQGLAEAEEEGQVRVNRTGPEGRPSSRDTNNLVENGTLPILRLAHFFLLNEDEDEEHPRGLTKEQIDNLVTRTYGQVNLEGEQGRACSVCINEYAQGNKLRRLPCAHEFHIHCIDRWLSENNTCPICRQPILSSHQE from the exons ATGGACCCTCCCGGCGGGCGAGACGAGCGTCATCGTCAGGCGGAGCGGCTTCGACGGGAGGAGGCATACTACCACTTCATTAATGAACTTAGTGAGGAGGAGTATAGACTAATGAGAGACAGCAACCTACTGGGAACACCTG GTGAAGTCACAGCAGAGGAGCTGAGGCAGCGGTTGGATGGTGCAAAGGAGCGTGTGTCATCTCAGCCACACCCTGAACCACGCCCACAAAACAGTGAGGCAGAGGGCAGCAGCG GTGCTGTTGAGTCAGGTCCGGAGACATCCAATGGGGATTCCCTGCTGGAGTGGTTGAACACATTTCGTCGCACAGGAAATGCCACCCGAAGCGGCCAGAGCGGAAACCAAACTTGGCGTGCTGTCAGCCGTACAAACCCCAACAGTGGCGAGTTTCGCTTCAGCCTCGAGATTAACATCAACCACGAGCAGCCTGAACCCGGAGAACACAGCGATACGGCCGATCCCACTGAACTCCCGATGCCTCCTCCCCCACCATCATCATCTGCCCCTGTACCTACGACCCCATACAACCCATCAAGGTCTGCACCGTATTCACTTCAACAACCGACGCCATATTCCACAACCAGACCCACGTTGGGAAGAAGGCCTGCAGTGAGGCGCACCCGTAGTAGCACGGCTCCCCCCGTAACGCCCCCTTTGACCTCACAAGCTCCTCCCACAGCTCTGAGAACGAACCTTCCTTCTTTGCCAAGCTCTGCCCCTCCGCAGGCACCACTTTTACAACCGTCACAAGAGCAGGATAGTGGTGCAGTAAGGAGTCAAATACAGGTCACGACCTCCTCTGTTAATGCAAGGGAGGGGCAGAATGGAAATGAAGACCCAGACTGCCCCAACGCTCAGCCTGGTCCCCAGGTAGCGCCAGCCGGCCGGGAGCCACGAAACAGTAGGACTCGTTCACGTGGCCGTGTGCGCAGAGCAGCCGGGGCAGGAGGAGCTTTATCTCGCTCCTCAAGACGCAGCCGATCCCCCCTAGACAGAAATCCCACTTCTACTATTAGCCCCACCCATAGTAACAACACTACCCCAGTGGAGTCTGGTGAAAGTACGGCGGTTGCTATGGAAATGGGCGAGGCTGTTGTAGAGCCAACTGCTCCAGCAGATCCTCTTCCCGAAGCAGGTGAGGAAGAGGGGGAAACACCTGTATCAGGTGGCGGAGGGGTGCGGCGGCACCCAACGATCATGCTGGACCTCCAGGTGCGCCGTATCAGGCCAGGGGAGAACCGTGACAGGGACAGCATCGCCAGTCGCACTCGTTCCCGGGCGAGGGCCGCCGAGAACACGGTGACCTTTGAGAGCGACAGCGGTGGCTTTCGCCGAACCATCTCCCGCTCCGAGCGTGCAGGAATTCGCACCTACGTCAGCACTATCCGCATCCCGTTGCGACGCATTTCGGAAACAGGCCTGGGTGAGCCCAGCTCGACAGCACTGCGGTCCATCTTGCGCCAGATCATGACCGGCTTCGGTGAGCTCAGCTCCCTCATGGAGACGGAAGCTGATTCAGAGACTCCTACGCCCACCCAGGACCCTGCCTCAGTCGCTGGAGCCCAAGCGCTTCGTGTCAATGGCACTGAGGGAGGTGCAACCCACGGTGGAGTGGAATCGGCACCACAAGGTTTAGCTGAGGCTGAAGAGGAAGGCCAGGTACGAGTGAACAGGACTGGGCCAGAGGGACGGCCTAGCAGCAGAGACACTAACAACCTGGTAGAGAATGGCACATTGCCCATCCTGAGGCTGGCGCACTTTTTCCTTCTCAACGAAGATGAAGACGAGGAACACCCGCGGGGCCTAACCAAAGAACAGATCGACAATCTGGTCACACGCACTTACGGTCAGGTCAACCTGGAGGGCGAGCAGGGCCGCGCTTGCAGCGTCTGCATCAATGAGTACGCTCAGGGCAACAAGCTGCGCCGCTTGCCCTGCGCCCACGAGTTCCACATCCACTGCATTGACCGCTGGCTATCCGAAAACAACACCTGCCCCATATGCAGGCAGCCTATTCTGTCCAGCCACCAAGAATGA
- the cdk8 gene encoding cyclin-dependent kinase 8 isoform X2, whose protein sequence is MDYDFKVKLTGERERVEDLFEYEGCKVGRGTYGHVYKAKRKDRKDDKDYALKQIEGTGISMSACREIALLRELKHPNVISLQKVFLSHADRKVWLLFDYAEHDLWHIIKFHRASKANKKPLQLPRGMVKSLLYQILDGIHYLHANWVLHRDLKPANILVMGEGPERGRVKIADMGFARLFNSPLKPLADLDPVVVTFWYRAPELLLGARHYTKAIDIWAIGCIFAELLTSEPIFHCRQEDIKTSNPYHHDQLDRIFNVMGFPADKDWEDIKKMPEHSTLMKDFRRNTYTNCSLIKYMEKHKVKPDSKAFHLLQKLLTMDPIRRITSEQAMQDPYFLEEPLPTSDVFAGCQIPYPKREFLTEEEPEDKADKKNQQQQQQQGNNHTNGAGHTGNPDNSHAQGPPLKKVRVVPPTTTSSGLIMTSDYQRTNPHAAYQNPGPSTSLPQSSMGYSSTSQQPPQYSHQTHRY, encoded by the exons ATGGACTATGATTTTAAAGTAAAGCTCACCGGGGAGAGAGAACGAGTCGAGGACCTTTTCGAGTACGAGGGATGTAAAGTTGGACGGGGGACATATGGCCATGTGTACAAAGCGAAAAGGAAAGATAG GAAGGATGATAAAGATTATGCCCTGAAGCAAATCGAAGGCACTGGGATCTCTATGTCCGCCTGCAGAGAAATAGCA CTGCTGCGTGAACTGAAGCACCCCAATGTGATCTCACTGCAGAAGGTTTTCCTGTCACATGCAGACCGCAAAGTGTGGCTTCTCTTCGACTACGCCGAACACGACCTCTGG CACATCATCAAGTTCCACAGAGCCTCCAAAGCCAATAAGAAGCCTCTTCAGTTGCCGCGTGGGATGGTAAAGTCATTGCTCTACCAGATCCTGGATGGCATCCACTATTTACACGCCAACTGGGTCCTGCACAGAGACCTG AAACCTGCCAACATATTGGTAATGGGAGAAGGTCCTGAAAGAGGACGTGTGAAGATAG CGGATATGGGTTTTGCACGGCTCTTCAATTCACCGCTGAAGCCTTTAGCAGATCTGGACCCTGTAGTCGTTACATTCTGGTACAGAGCACCAGAACTTCTGCTGGGAGCCAGACATTACACCAAAGCCATCG ATATCTGGGCGATTGGCTGTATCTTTGCTGAGCTTTTGACCTCAGAGCCGATCTTCCACTGTCGACAGGAGGATATCAAGACCAGTAATCCGTACCATCACGATCAGCTGGACCGCATCTTCAATGTCATGGGTTTTCCTGCAG ACAAAGACTGGGAAGACATTAAGAAGATGCCGGAACACTCAACTTTGATGAAAGACTTTAGGAGGAATAC GTACACTAACTGCAGCCTTATAAAGTATATGGAAAAACATAAAGTCAAACCCGACAGCAAAGCATTCCACTTG CTGCAAAAGCTGCTCACTATGGACCCAATCCGTCGAATCACATCTGAGCAAGCCATGCAAGATCCATACTTCCTAGAGGAGCCTTTACCCACATCTGA TGTCTTTGCTGGATGCCAGATTCCTTATCCCAAACGAGAATTCCTTACAGAAGAAGAGCCTGAGGATAAGGCAGACAAA AAAAACCAACAGCAGCAACAGCAGCAGGGGAACAATCACACCAATGGGGCGGGGCACACAGGTAACCCTGACAACAGCCACGCACAAGGCCCGCCTCTGAAGAAGGTGAGAGTGGTTCCGCCCACTACTACCTCAAGTGGCCTGATCATGACCTCAGATTACCAG CGCACCAATCCACATGCTGCCTACCAGAACCCAGGACCAAGCACATCATTGCCCCAAAGCAGCATGGGATACTCCTCTACCTCCCAGCAGCCTCCACAGTACTCACACCAGACCCACCGCTACTGA
- the cdk8 gene encoding cyclin-dependent kinase 8 isoform X1 → MDYDFKVKLTGERERVEDLFEYEGCKVGRGTYGHVYKAKRKDRKDDKDYALKQIEGTGISMSACREIALLRELKHPNVISLQKVFLSHADRKVWLLFDYAEHDLWHIIKFHRASKANKKPLQLPRGMVKSLLYQILDGIHYLHANWVLHRDLKPANILVMGEGPERGRVKIADMGFARLFNSPLKPLADLDPVVVTFWYRAPELLLGARHYTKAIDIWAIGCIFAELLTSEPIFHCRQEDIKTSNPYHHDQLDRIFNVMGFPADKDWEDIKKMPEHSTLMKDFRRNTYTNCSLIKYMEKHKVKPDSKAFHLLQKLLTMDPIRRITSEQAMQDPYFLEEPLPTSDVFAGCQIPYPKREFLTEEEPEDKADKVRNKNQQQQQQQGNNHTNGAGHTGNPDNSHAQGPPLKKVRVVPPTTTSSGLIMTSDYQRTNPHAAYQNPGPSTSLPQSSMGYSSTSQQPPQYSHQTHRY, encoded by the exons ATGGACTATGATTTTAAAGTAAAGCTCACCGGGGAGAGAGAACGAGTCGAGGACCTTTTCGAGTACGAGGGATGTAAAGTTGGACGGGGGACATATGGCCATGTGTACAAAGCGAAAAGGAAAGATAG GAAGGATGATAAAGATTATGCCCTGAAGCAAATCGAAGGCACTGGGATCTCTATGTCCGCCTGCAGAGAAATAGCA CTGCTGCGTGAACTGAAGCACCCCAATGTGATCTCACTGCAGAAGGTTTTCCTGTCACATGCAGACCGCAAAGTGTGGCTTCTCTTCGACTACGCCGAACACGACCTCTGG CACATCATCAAGTTCCACAGAGCCTCCAAAGCCAATAAGAAGCCTCTTCAGTTGCCGCGTGGGATGGTAAAGTCATTGCTCTACCAGATCCTGGATGGCATCCACTATTTACACGCCAACTGGGTCCTGCACAGAGACCTG AAACCTGCCAACATATTGGTAATGGGAGAAGGTCCTGAAAGAGGACGTGTGAAGATAG CGGATATGGGTTTTGCACGGCTCTTCAATTCACCGCTGAAGCCTTTAGCAGATCTGGACCCTGTAGTCGTTACATTCTGGTACAGAGCACCAGAACTTCTGCTGGGAGCCAGACATTACACCAAAGCCATCG ATATCTGGGCGATTGGCTGTATCTTTGCTGAGCTTTTGACCTCAGAGCCGATCTTCCACTGTCGACAGGAGGATATCAAGACCAGTAATCCGTACCATCACGATCAGCTGGACCGCATCTTCAATGTCATGGGTTTTCCTGCAG ACAAAGACTGGGAAGACATTAAGAAGATGCCGGAACACTCAACTTTGATGAAAGACTTTAGGAGGAATAC GTACACTAACTGCAGCCTTATAAAGTATATGGAAAAACATAAAGTCAAACCCGACAGCAAAGCATTCCACTTG CTGCAAAAGCTGCTCACTATGGACCCAATCCGTCGAATCACATCTGAGCAAGCCATGCAAGATCCATACTTCCTAGAGGAGCCTTTACCCACATCTGA TGTCTTTGCTGGATGCCAGATTCCTTATCCCAAACGAGAATTCCTTACAGAAGAAGAGCCTGAGGATAAGGCAGACAAAGTAAGAAAT AAAAACCAACAGCAGCAACAGCAGCAGGGGAACAATCACACCAATGGGGCGGGGCACACAGGTAACCCTGACAACAGCCACGCACAAGGCCCGCCTCTGAAGAAGGTGAGAGTGGTTCCGCCCACTACTACCTCAAGTGGCCTGATCATGACCTCAGATTACCAG CGCACCAATCCACATGCTGCCTACCAGAACCCAGGACCAAGCACATCATTGCCCCAAAGCAGCATGGGATACTCCTCTACCTCCCAGCAGCCTCCACAGTACTCACACCAGACCCACCGCTACTGA